The Streptomyces sp. Je 1-332 genome has a window encoding:
- the helR gene encoding RNA polymerase recycling motor ATPase HelR — translation MPALLSAFDLPAHLAPKADPALIARDEQHFASVAQTLEQTVAEVSERLDAQRRAPGGIGREAMDRDLEIHRLSGRLRTLSRFGLDLCLGHIVTADDPEPVYIGRLGLTDSEGRRLLLDWRAPAAEPFFAATHADPMGLASRRRYRWTDGRISDYWDEVFTADGLEGHAALDDQSAFIASLGGNRSSRMRDVLATIQSDQDAIIRASSRGALVVDGGPGTGKTVVALHRSAYLLYSDPRLGHSRGGVLFVGPHRPYLNYVADVLPSLGEEGVQTCVLEDLVTEGAKAEPEADPEVARLKSSADMVKAIEKAVRFYEEPPTKSMTVSTDWADVRLTADDWAEAFDAAGRGTPHNEAREQIWEELVAILIDKLDGDVPGELFERSLRHDEELVTTLHQAWPLLEAADLVGDLWSNSAYLRMCAPWLDRDEVRTLMRKEAPQAWTLSDLPLLDAARQRLGDPEAARQKRRHEAILAAQREQMAQVVDNLIDAASASGADGDDGEGLVTMLRGQDAQVSLVDESELPPADPDRLAGPFAHVVVDEAQELTDAQWQMLLLRCPSRSFTIVGDRAQARHGFTESWQERLERIGLDRTEVASLSVNYRTPEEVMTEAEPVIRAALPDANVPTSIRSSGIPVVHGSVTELDAVLDGWLAANADGIACVIGDPAFEATSRVRSLTPELSKGLEFDLVVLVDPENFGEGIEGAVDRYVAMTRATQQLVVLTS, via the coding sequence TGAGGCCATGGACCGGGACCTGGAGATCCACCGTCTGTCCGGTCGTCTGCGCACCCTGAGCCGCTTCGGCCTCGACCTGTGCCTCGGGCACATCGTGACCGCGGACGACCCCGAGCCCGTGTACATCGGCAGGCTCGGCCTCACCGACAGCGAGGGCCGTCGGCTGCTCCTCGACTGGCGCGCGCCCGCGGCCGAGCCGTTCTTCGCGGCCACCCACGCCGACCCGATGGGTCTGGCGAGCCGCCGCAGATACCGCTGGACAGACGGCCGGATCAGCGACTACTGGGACGAGGTGTTCACCGCCGACGGGCTCGAAGGGCACGCGGCGCTCGACGACCAGTCCGCCTTCATCGCCAGCCTGGGCGGCAACCGCTCGTCCCGGATGCGCGACGTGCTCGCCACCATCCAGTCCGACCAGGACGCCATCATCCGGGCGAGCTCCCGCGGCGCGCTCGTCGTCGACGGCGGTCCTGGCACGGGCAAGACAGTCGTCGCCCTGCACCGCTCCGCCTACCTCCTCTACTCCGACCCCCGTCTCGGGCACAGCCGGGGCGGCGTCCTGTTCGTCGGCCCGCACCGGCCCTACCTGAACTACGTCGCCGACGTCCTGCCCAGCCTCGGCGAGGAGGGTGTGCAGACCTGCGTCCTGGAGGACCTCGTCACCGAGGGAGCCAAGGCGGAGCCCGAGGCCGACCCGGAGGTCGCCCGCCTGAAGTCGTCCGCGGACATGGTGAAGGCGATCGAGAAGGCCGTCAGGTTCTACGAGGAGCCGCCCACCAAGAGCATGACGGTCTCGACCGACTGGGCCGACGTCCGGCTGACCGCCGACGACTGGGCCGAGGCGTTCGACGCGGCGGGCCGCGGCACCCCGCACAACGAGGCGCGCGAGCAGATCTGGGAGGAGCTCGTCGCGATCCTCATCGACAAGCTCGACGGCGACGTCCCCGGCGAGCTCTTCGAGAGGTCGCTGCGGCACGACGAGGAGCTGGTCACCACCCTGCACCAGGCGTGGCCGCTGCTCGAAGCGGCGGACCTCGTCGGGGACCTCTGGTCGAACTCCGCCTACCTGCGGATGTGCGCGCCCTGGCTCGACCGGGACGAGGTGCGCACCCTGATGCGCAAGGAGGCACCCCAGGCCTGGACGCTCTCCGATCTGCCGCTCCTGGACGCGGCGCGACAGCGGCTCGGCGACCCGGAGGCGGCCCGGCAGAAGCGCCGGCACGAGGCGATCCTCGCCGCCCAGCGTGAACAGATGGCACAGGTCGTCGACAACCTCATCGACGCCGCGTCGGCGTCCGGCGCCGACGGTGACGACGGTGAGGGTCTGGTGACGATGTTGCGTGGTCAGGACGCCCAGGTCAGCCTGGTCGACGAGTCCGAGCTGCCGCCCGCCGACCCGGACCGCCTGGCGGGACCGTTCGCGCACGTCGTCGTGGACGAGGCCCAGGAGCTGACCGACGCGCAGTGGCAGATGCTGCTGCTGCGCTGCCCGTCCCGGAGCTTCACCATCGTCGGCGATCGCGCACAGGCCCGGCACGGGTTCACGGAGTCGTGGCAGGAACGCCTCGAGCGGATCGGCCTCGACCGTACCGAAGTGGCGTCCCTGAGCGTCAACTACCGGACACCGGAGGAGGTCATGACGGAGGCCGAGCCGGTCATCCGGGCCGCGCTCCCGGACGCCAACGTGCCGACCTCCATCCGCAGCAGCGGCATCCCCGTCGTGCACGGGTCGGTGACGGAACTCGACGCGGTCCTCGACGGCTGGCTCGCCGCCAACGCCGACGGGATCGCCTGTGTCATCGGCGATCCCGCCTTCGAGGCGACGTCCCGTGTCCGGTCGCTGACCCCTGAGCTCTCGAAGGGACTCGAGTTCGACCTGGTCGTCCTCGTCGACCCGGAGAACTTCGGCGAGGGCATCGAGGGAGCGGTCGACCGCTATGTGGCGATGACCCGGGCGACCCAGCAGCTCGTCGTCCTCACGAGCTGA
- the mgtA gene encoding magnesium-translocating P-type ATPase codes for MNKLIPQVRPAPPGENPTRTTPRERKAAELDARTREVGVRLAELSASPARDVLRGLGTGTRGLRQDQVLERLERHGENVVAQERAPHWTAQLAKSFRNPFIGVLVVLAAVMYWQDPADPGVWILTSMVLVSGLLRFWQEFRSTRSAQALKALVTTSCAVQRRWSERPGTEEIPMEQVVPGDLVKLAAGDMVPADLRLLTAKDLMVSQAALSGESLPAAKADTRAPDLGQRTTVDPVEADNLCLMGTSVTSGTATGVAVATGADTYFGSMAGALAGDRPQTAFDLGVRRVSFLLIRFMLVMVPVVFAVNGFTKGDWDQALLFSVSVAVGLTPEMLPMVVSANLARGAVAMSRHKVVVKQLNAIQNLGAMDVLCTDKTGTLTEDRIVLDRYLDARGHEDREVLEYAYLNAHFQTGLRNLMDQAVVDRIDEAEEVVVDRLFTMVDEIPFDFARRRMSVVLRREELSGPADEHVIVTKGAVEEVVERCRHVMDGGERVELTAALRAHVTQVSERHNREGLRVLAVATRAVPADRDTYTTADESDLTLVGFLAFLDPPKQDAADALRALAGNGVAVKVVTGDNELVAARVCADVGLDVSELITGATVDLVDDAELRRLARTTTVFARVNPVQKARIVRALKADGHTVGFLGDGINDAAALREADVGVSVDTAVDIAKESADIILLEKDLMVLEQGVLMGRQTFGNTIKYIKMTASSNFGNVFSVLVASAFLPFQPMLAIHLLVQNLCYDISQLSIPWDRMDKEYLRKPRTWDAKGIGRFMIRVGPISSVFDITTFLVMWYVFQANSPAQQTLFQTGWFVEGLLSQTLIVHMIRTRRIPFVQSRASLPVLLMTGAVMAFGLWLPFSPLASALSMQPLPMSYFPWLIGTLLAYCTLTQVVKGRYIRRYGSWL; via the coding sequence ATGAACAAGCTGATTCCCCAGGTACGCCCGGCACCCCCGGGCGAGAACCCCACCCGCACCACCCCCCGCGAGCGCAAGGCCGCTGAGCTCGACGCCCGGACCCGTGAAGTCGGCGTCCGCCTCGCCGAGTTGAGCGCGAGCCCCGCCCGAGATGTCCTGCGCGGCCTCGGCACCGGCACCCGTGGCCTGCGCCAGGACCAGGTCCTTGAGCGCCTGGAGCGGCACGGCGAGAACGTGGTCGCCCAGGAGCGTGCGCCGCACTGGACGGCGCAGCTCGCCAAGTCCTTCCGTAACCCCTTCATCGGCGTACTGGTCGTGCTCGCCGCGGTCATGTACTGGCAGGACCCGGCCGACCCCGGCGTCTGGATCCTCACCTCGATGGTGCTGGTCAGCGGCCTGCTGCGGTTCTGGCAGGAGTTCCGCTCGACCCGCTCCGCCCAGGCACTGAAGGCCCTGGTCACCACCTCCTGCGCGGTCCAGCGCCGGTGGAGCGAGCGCCCCGGCACCGAAGAGATCCCGATGGAGCAGGTCGTACCCGGCGACCTCGTGAAGCTCGCCGCGGGCGACATGGTCCCTGCCGACCTTCGGCTGCTCACCGCCAAGGACCTGATGGTCAGCCAGGCCGCCCTGTCGGGCGAGTCGCTCCCGGCGGCCAAGGCGGACACGCGCGCCCCGGATCTCGGGCAGCGCACCACCGTCGACCCCGTCGAGGCCGACAACCTCTGCCTGATGGGTACGTCGGTGACCTCGGGCACGGCGACCGGCGTGGCCGTCGCCACGGGCGCCGACACCTACTTCGGCTCGATGGCGGGAGCCCTGGCGGGCGACCGCCCGCAGACCGCCTTCGACCTCGGCGTACGGCGGGTCAGCTTCCTGCTCATCCGCTTCATGCTGGTGATGGTCCCGGTCGTCTTCGCGGTCAACGGCTTCACCAAGGGCGACTGGGACCAGGCGCTGCTGTTCTCGGTCTCCGTGGCGGTCGGGCTGACCCCCGAGATGCTGCCGATGGTGGTCTCGGCGAACCTGGCACGTGGCGCGGTCGCCATGTCGAGGCACAAGGTCGTCGTCAAGCAGCTCAACGCGATCCAGAACCTGGGCGCGATGGACGTGCTGTGCACCGACAAGACGGGCACGCTCACCGAGGACCGCATCGTCCTCGACCGCTATCTCGACGCCCGCGGTCACGAGGACCGCGAGGTGCTCGAGTACGCCTACCTCAACGCGCACTTCCAGACGGGTCTGCGCAATCTCATGGACCAGGCGGTCGTCGACCGCATCGACGAGGCCGAGGAGGTTGTCGTCGACCGGCTCTTCACCATGGTCGACGAGATCCCCTTCGACTTCGCCCGGCGGCGGATGTCCGTCGTGCTGCGCCGCGAGGAGCTGTCGGGCCCCGCCGACGAGCACGTCATCGTCACCAAAGGCGCGGTGGAAGAGGTCGTCGAACGGTGCCGGCACGTCATGGACGGCGGGGAGCGCGTCGAGCTCACCGCTGCTCTGCGCGCCCACGTCACGCAGGTCAGCGAGCGCCACAACCGTGAGGGGCTGCGTGTCCTCGCGGTCGCGACGCGCGCCGTGCCCGCCGACCGCGACACCTACACGACGGCTGACGAGTCGGACCTGACCCTCGTCGGGTTCCTCGCGTTCCTCGACCCGCCGAAGCAGGATGCCGCCGACGCCCTGCGCGCGCTCGCCGGGAACGGCGTCGCCGTCAAGGTCGTCACCGGCGACAACGAACTGGTCGCGGCACGGGTCTGCGCGGACGTCGGCCTCGACGTCAGCGAGCTCATCACGGGCGCCACGGTCGACCTGGTCGACGACGCGGAGCTGCGCCGTCTCGCCCGTACGACCACGGTGTTCGCGAGGGTCAACCCGGTCCAGAAAGCGCGGATCGTACGGGCCCTGAAGGCCGACGGACACACGGTCGGATTCCTCGGCGACGGCATCAACGACGCGGCGGCGCTGCGCGAGGCGGATGTGGGTGTCTCGGTCGACACGGCCGTCGACATCGCCAAGGAGTCCGCGGACATCATCCTCCTGGAGAAGGACCTGATGGTCCTGGAACAGGGCGTGTTGATGGGCCGTCAGACCTTCGGCAACACCATCAAGTACATCAAGATGACGGCGTCGTCGAACTTCGGGAACGTCTTCTCCGTCCTGGTCGCGTCGGCGTTCCTCCCCTTCCAGCCGATGCTCGCCATCCACCTCCTGGTGCAGAACCTCTGCTACGACATCAGCCAGCTGTCGATCCCCTGGGACCGGATGGACAAGGAGTACCTGCGCAAGCCCCGCACCTGGGACGCGAAGGGCATCGGCCGGTTCATGATCCGGGTCGGTCCGATCAGCTCGGTCTTCGACATCACCACGTTCCTGGTGATGTGGTACGTCTTCCAGGCGAACTCGCCCGCGCAGCAGACCCTCTTCCAGACGGGCTGGTTCGTGGAGGGTCTGCTGTCGCAGACGCTGATCGTGCACATGATCCGCACGCGCAGGATCCCGTTCGTCCAGTCCCGCGCGTCACTGCCGGTGCTGCTCATGACGGGCGCGGTGATGGCCTTCGGCCTCTGGCTGCCGTTCTCGCCGCTGGCTTCGGCCCTGTCGATGCAGCCGCTGCCGATGAGCTACTTCCCGTGGCTGATCGGGACGCTGCTCGCGTACTGCACGCTCACGCAGGTGGTGAAGGGCCGGTACATCCGGCGCTACGGCAGCTGGCTCTGA
- a CDS encoding phosphocholine-specific phospholipase C produces the protein MPELNRRRFMQLAGGTAAYATLSQSIARAAALPAQRRSGSIEDVEHVIVLMQENRSFDHYFGTMKGVRGFGDPRPVTLPSGKPVWNQSGGGKEVLPFHPDAEDLGMQFIAGLDHDWAGGHSAFSNGKYDNWIAAKSERTMAYLTRDDIPFHYALADAFTVCDDYHCSFIGATDPNRYYMLTGHVGNDGKGGGPILGNQEAGYDWTTYAERLEQAGVSWKVYQDIGDGLDAAGHWGWIDDAYRGNYGDNSLLYFNKYRNAKPGDPLYDKARTGTNVKAGDGYFDRLKADVKADKLPQVSYIAAPEAFCEHPNWPVNFGAWYIAQVLDALTSNPAVWAKTALFITYDENDGYFDHVVPPYVPRDADQGKSTVDTALDYFPGNAQYAAGHYGLGQRVPMLVVSPWSTGGFVNSEVFDHTSIIRFMEKRFGVREPNISPWRRAICGDLTSAFDFAGKDTDPAQLPDTDAYEPPDKERHPDYVPKAPAQGNLPKQESGSRPARPLPYAPLVDGAAVPADGKFTLTFSGGDAAGVCFHVRSNNRTDGPWTYTTEAGKTIADTWNTAYSKGAYDLSVFGPNGFLRVFKGPGKSAGPEVSARHDKATGNLKLTLKNAGSADVNLSVSNAYGGAAQTFKVKAASTVEHTVDLRASKRWYDVTVKSDADTTYLRRFAGHVENGQAGVSDPAIVSA, from the coding sequence ATGCCAGAACTCAATCGGCGCCGGTTCATGCAACTCGCCGGAGGCACCGCGGCCTACGCGACGCTCTCGCAGAGCATCGCCCGCGCAGCCGCTCTGCCCGCCCAGCGCCGCTCCGGTTCCATCGAGGACGTCGAGCACGTCATCGTCCTGATGCAGGAGAACCGTTCCTTCGACCACTACTTCGGCACGATGAAGGGCGTACGCGGCTTCGGCGACCCGCGCCCCGTGACCCTGCCCAGCGGTAAACCCGTGTGGAACCAGTCGGGCGGCGGCAAAGAGGTGCTGCCCTTCCACCCCGACGCCGAGGACCTCGGCATGCAGTTCATCGCGGGCCTCGACCACGACTGGGCGGGTGGCCACAGCGCCTTCAGCAACGGCAAGTACGACAACTGGATCGCCGCCAAGTCCGAGCGGACGATGGCGTACCTGACGCGCGACGACATTCCGTTCCACTACGCACTCGCCGACGCGTTCACCGTCTGCGACGACTACCACTGTTCGTTCATCGGGGCCACCGACCCCAACCGCTACTACATGCTGACGGGCCACGTCGGGAACGACGGCAAGGGCGGCGGCCCCATCCTCGGCAACCAGGAGGCGGGCTACGACTGGACGACGTACGCCGAGCGCCTGGAGCAGGCCGGGGTCTCCTGGAAGGTCTACCAGGACATCGGCGACGGCCTCGACGCGGCGGGCCACTGGGGCTGGATAGACGACGCCTACCGTGGCAACTACGGCGACAACTCGCTGCTCTACTTCAACAAATACCGCAACGCCAAGCCCGGCGACCCCCTCTACGACAAGGCGCGCACCGGCACGAACGTGAAGGCGGGCGACGGCTACTTCGATCGCCTGAAGGCCGACGTCAAGGCCGACAAGCTGCCGCAGGTCTCCTACATCGCCGCGCCCGAGGCGTTCTGCGAGCACCCCAACTGGCCGGTGAACTTCGGCGCCTGGTACATCGCGCAGGTCCTGGACGCGCTCACCTCCAACCCCGCCGTGTGGGCGAAGACGGCGCTGTTCATCACCTACGACGAGAACGACGGTTACTTCGACCACGTCGTCCCGCCGTACGTCCCCAGGGACGCCGATCAGGGCAAGTCCACCGTCGACACCGCGCTCGACTACTTCCCGGGCAACGCGCAGTACGCCGCCGGACACTACGGCCTCGGCCAGCGCGTCCCGATGCTCGTCGTCTCCCCGTGGAGCACCGGCGGCTTCGTGAACTCCGAGGTCTTCGACCACACGTCGATCATCCGGTTCATGGAGAAGCGCTTCGGAGTCCGTGAGCCGAACATCTCGCCGTGGCGGCGCGCCATCTGCGGCGACCTCACCTCCGCCTTCGACTTCGCGGGCAAGGACACCGACCCGGCGCAGCTGCCGGACACGGACGCCTACGAGCCGCCGGACAAGGAGCGCCACCCCGACTACGTGCCCAAGGCCCCCGCGCAGGGGAACCTGCCCAAGCAGGAGTCGGGCTCCCGGCCCGCGCGCCCGCTGCCGTACGCGCCGCTGGTGGACGGAGCGGCGGTCCCCGCCGACGGCAAGTTCACGCTCACCTTCAGCGGCGGCGACGCGGCCGGCGTCTGCTTCCACGTCCGCTCCAACAACCGTACGGACGGGCCCTGGACGTACACCACGGAAGCCGGCAAGACGATCGCCGACACCTGGAACACGGCGTACTCGAAGGGGGCGTACGACCTGTCGGTGTTCGGGCCGAACGGTTTCCTGCGCGTCTTCAAGGGGCCCGGCAAGTCCGCGGGTCCGGAGGTGTCGGCCCGCCACGACAAGGCCACCGGCAACCTCAAGCTGACCCTGAAGAACGCGGGAAGCGCCGACGTGAACCTCAGCGTCTCCAACGCCTACGGCGGCGCGGCGCAGACGTTCAAGGTGAAGGCGGCCAGCACCGTCGAGCACACCGTCGACCTGCGGGCGAGCAAGCGCTGGTACGACGTCACGGTGAAGTCCGACGCGGACACCACCTACCTGCGCCGCTTCGCCGGCCACGTGGAGAACGGCCAGGCGGGCGTCAGCGACCCGGCGATCGTCTCCGCCTGA
- a CDS encoding CAP domain-containing protein: protein MYFLALLLLLLLCAPSARAESRDPGPPPHPVAEGDPQDEMAHEINRHRAEAGCPAIRLQHSLNRAAQGHSADMAHHERLTHRGHDGSRPADRMRAAGYRPASSGEVLVVGPSTAAAAVQRWMESPPHRDIILACQYADAGVGVAAGEDGLWWAVDLAAPR, encoded by the coding sequence ATGTATTTCCTCGCGTTGCTGTTGCTGCTGCTGCTCTGCGCGCCGTCGGCACGGGCCGAATCCCGCGATCCCGGACCGCCGCCCCACCCCGTCGCCGAGGGCGACCCGCAGGACGAGATGGCCCACGAGATCAACCGGCACCGTGCCGAGGCGGGATGCCCGGCGATCCGGCTGCAGCACTCACTCAACCGGGCCGCGCAAGGGCACAGCGCCGACATGGCCCACCATGAACGGCTCACCCACAGGGGGCACGACGGGAGCCGCCCGGCCGACCGGATGCGCGCCGCCGGCTACCGGCCCGCCTCCAGTGGCGAGGTCCTCGTCGTCGGACCCTCCACCGCTGCTGCCGCCGTGCAGAGATGGATGGAAAGCCCACCGCACCGGGACATCATCCTCGCCTGCCAGTACGCGGACGCGGGCGTCGGTGTGGCGGCGGGCGAGGACGGCCTCTGGTGGGCGGTGGATCTGGCCGCGCCCCGATGA
- a CDS encoding ABC transporter permease codes for MNHTRLADRLPFSPTITGATALRVLQQISRDKGSTALLLGIPCMLMVLLKLMFHDSESTFERVGPQVFGIFPVIVMYLVASVSTLRERTTGTAERLLTMPVRRLDIVLGYSLAFTFLALAQAVLSTLLSVGPLGLDIKGPAYLLMVIAMLGALLGLALGLLVSAFARNEFQAVQFLPAGVLPQFLVCGLFVPRDQMQGALSGAAQVMPMTYAVQAAGEAAKHSGVTGLFVRDALLILACVILVLVASAATLKR; via the coding sequence GTGAACCACACCCGTCTGGCCGACCGGCTGCCCTTCTCGCCCACCATCACCGGCGCGACAGCCCTGCGCGTCCTGCAGCAGATCTCGCGCGACAAGGGCAGCACGGCCCTGCTGCTCGGCATCCCCTGCATGCTGATGGTGCTGCTGAAGCTGATGTTCCACGACTCGGAGTCCACCTTCGAGCGGGTGGGACCCCAGGTGTTCGGCATCTTCCCGGTCATCGTGATGTACCTGGTGGCATCCGTGTCCACGCTGCGCGAACGCACCACCGGCACCGCCGAGCGTCTGCTCACGATGCCGGTACGGCGGCTGGACATCGTGCTCGGCTACAGCCTCGCCTTCACCTTCCTGGCCCTGGCCCAGGCGGTACTCTCCACCCTCCTGTCCGTCGGCCCGCTGGGCCTCGACATCAAGGGCCCCGCCTACCTGTTGATGGTCATCGCCATGCTCGGCGCCCTGCTCGGTCTGGCTCTGGGGCTCCTGGTGAGCGCCTTCGCCCGCAACGAGTTCCAGGCGGTGCAGTTCCTGCCGGCGGGTGTGCTGCCGCAGTTTTTGGTGTGCGGCCTCTTCGTGCCGCGCGACCAGATGCAGGGGGCGTTGTCGGGCGCGGCCCAGGTGATGCCCATGACGTACGCCGTCCAGGCCGCGGGCGAGGCCGCCAAACACTCCGGCGTGACCGGGCTGTTCGTCCGGGACGCCCTGCTGATCCTGGCCTGCGTGATCCTCGTGCTCGTCGCGAGCGCCGCCACCCTGAAGCGATGA
- a CDS encoding ABC transporter ATP-binding protein, with product MARGSQTILSNVTFTVPRGCVVGLLGPSGCGKTTLLRSVVGVQQATAGHVQVLGHAAGAQQLKTRVGYVTQAPSVYADLTVLENLRYFAAALGMRGWRREDAVVRVVKEVDLADYADKLVTRLSGGQYSRVSLAVALLNKPDLLVMDEPTVGLDPMVRRELWLVFQRLATEGTTLLISSHAMDEADRCDRLLLMRAGRLLASADRATLLGHTRCADVEEAFMHLVEASAAAEAHARQRAAAQSLLTDVPGLLDQASAPEAERAYFATDVRS from the coding sequence GTGGCCCGTGGCAGCCAGACGATTCTGTCGAACGTCACCTTCACCGTCCCCCGCGGCTGCGTCGTCGGCCTGCTGGGCCCCAGCGGCTGCGGGAAGACGACACTGCTGCGTTCCGTTGTGGGTGTGCAGCAGGCAACGGCGGGCCACGTCCAGGTACTTGGCCACGCGGCCGGCGCCCAACAGCTGAAGACCCGCGTCGGCTATGTCACTCAGGCCCCCTCGGTGTACGCGGACCTGACCGTCCTGGAGAACCTGCGGTACTTCGCCGCCGCCCTGGGAATGCGGGGCTGGCGCCGCGAGGACGCGGTGGTCCGCGTGGTCAAGGAGGTCGACCTCGCCGACTACGCCGACAAGCTCGTCACCCGCCTCTCGGGAGGGCAGTACTCCCGGGTCTCGCTCGCCGTGGCGCTCCTGAACAAGCCCGACCTGCTGGTGATGGACGAACCGACCGTCGGACTCGACCCCATGGTGCGCCGGGAGTTGTGGCTGGTCTTCCAGCGGCTGGCCACGGAGGGCACCACCCTCCTGATCTCCAGCCATGCCATGGACGAGGCCGACCGCTGCGACCGGCTGCTGCTGATGCGGGCCGGCCGGCTGCTCGCCAGCGCGGACCGGGCCACGCTCCTCGGGCACACCAGATGCGCGGATGTGGAAGAGGCCTTCATGCATCTGGTGGAGGCTTCCGCCGCGGCCGAGGCGCACGCGCGGCAACGAGCCGCCGCACAGAGCCTGTTGACCGACGTTCCCGGACTGCTCGACCAGGCGTCGGCACCCGAGGCGGAGCGGGCCTACTTCGCCACGGACGTCCGCTCGTGA
- a CDS encoding polyprenyl synthetase family protein — MSQLTDPAPGAVFPRLGWVDDLLRPALTAAVAALPEAERRVAGYHRGWCDAEGTPLPTVTSRGKSVRPALTLLSAVAVGGDAPSALPGAVAVELVHDFTLLHDDVIDGDALRRHRRAAWSVFGTPSAVLTGDALLVAAMRAVTETPAPVAAGAVQELVRALLELVEGQSLDVAFEEAAEVSVAQYLAMAEGKTGSLMGCACALGGVLAGADAERVRGLREFGRGLGVAFQCADDLLGIWGRTARSGKPVGADLAARKKSLPVAAALAGTDSAADQLRALYGSPHPLGEQDIALMRELVEKAGGRQAAEQEAHRQMAAALRALSCARPTADAYRQLQEIAWAMIRRDS, encoded by the coding sequence ATGTCGCAGCTCACCGACCCCGCCCCCGGCGCCGTGTTCCCACGTCTCGGGTGGGTCGACGACCTGCTTCGTCCGGCCCTCACGGCGGCGGTGGCCGCCCTCCCCGAAGCCGAGAGGAGAGTGGCCGGCTACCACCGCGGGTGGTGCGACGCCGAGGGGACGCCCCTGCCGACGGTGACGAGCCGGGGCAAGTCGGTCCGCCCCGCGCTGACGCTGCTCTCCGCGGTGGCGGTCGGCGGTGACGCACCGTCCGCGCTGCCGGGCGCGGTGGCCGTGGAGCTGGTGCACGACTTCACCCTGCTCCACGACGACGTCATCGACGGCGACGCCCTGCGCCGTCACCGGCGGGCCGCGTGGTCGGTGTTCGGCACTCCCTCGGCGGTCCTCACCGGTGACGCCCTCCTTGTCGCCGCGATGCGGGCCGTCACCGAGACACCCGCCCCTGTCGCCGCCGGGGCGGTGCAGGAACTCGTACGGGCCCTGCTCGAACTGGTCGAGGGACAGAGCCTGGACGTCGCTTTCGAGGAGGCTGCCGAGGTTTCCGTGGCGCAGTACCTGGCCATGGCCGAGGGCAAGACCGGATCGCTGATGGGCTGCGCCTGCGCACTGGGCGGCGTCCTCGCGGGCGCCGACGCCGAAAGGGTGCGCGGGCTGCGGGAGTTCGGCCGCGGCCTGGGCGTCGCCTTCCAGTGCGCCGACGACCTGCTCGGCATCTGGGGCCGCACCGCGCGGAGCGGAAAGCCGGTGGGGGCGGACCTGGCGGCGCGCAAGAAGTCGCTCCCGGTGGCGGCGGCCCTCGCCGGAACCGACTCGGCCGCCGACCAGTTGCGGGCCCTGTACGGCTCGCCGCACCCGCTCGGGGAGCAGGACATCGCCCTGATGCGTGAGCTGGTGGAGAAGGCCGGTGGGCGGCAGGCGGCCGAGCAGGAGGCACACCGCCAGATGGCCGCCGCGCTGCGGGCGTTGTCGTGCGCCCGGCCGACGGCGGACGCCTACCGACAGCTGCAGGAGATCGCCTGGGCGATGATCCGCAGGGACTCCTGA
- a CDS encoding phospholipid scramblase-related protein: MTTHSNTPAGWYPDPQGAPQLLRWWDGSQWTQHTNPAQQAAGQPAQAQQQAQSVPQQAQAAQPQQAQQAQAAYGQQQAQHGQQQGQFGQPQQQAAYGHPQQAAPQADPAKVQRQVQQQAGVTPTAQGGGSLFTEPVLVVNQKAKLIELTNEYSVMDQAGNTLGSVVQVGQTTLKKVARFVSSVDQFMTHKLEIRDAYGQPVLQLTRPRKFMKSRVIVERPDGQPIGEIVQQNMIGKINFAIMVNGQQAGAIKAENWRAWNFSIVDHADNEVARITKTWEGLAKTMFTTADNYVLQIHYQLPEPLLSLVVATALTVDTALKQDSRGFG; the protein is encoded by the coding sequence GTGACAACGCATTCGAACACTCCTGCAGGTTGGTATCCGGACCCCCAGGGCGCGCCCCAGCTGCTGCGCTGGTGGGACGGTTCCCAGTGGACCCAGCACACCAACCCGGCCCAGCAGGCCGCCGGTCAGCCCGCGCAGGCCCAGCAGCAGGCTCAGTCGGTCCCGCAGCAGGCCCAGGCGGCTCAGCCGCAGCAGGCCCAGCAGGCGCAGGCCGCCTACGGTCAGCAGCAGGCTCAACACGGCCAGCAGCAAGGGCAGTTCGGCCAGCCGCAGCAGCAGGCCGCGTACGGTCACCCCCAGCAGGCGGCGCCGCAGGCGGACCCGGCCAAGGTGCAGCGTCAGGTCCAGCAGCAGGCGGGTGTCACGCCGACGGCGCAGGGCGGCGGCTCGCTCTTCACCGAGCCGGTCCTGGTCGTGAACCAGAAGGCCAAGCTCATCGAGCTGACGAACGAGTACAGCGTCATGGACCAGGCGGGCAACACGCTCGGCTCGGTCGTCCAGGTCGGTCAGACCACGCTGAAGAAGGTCGCGCGCTTCGTCTCCAGCGTCGACCAGTTCATGACGCACAAGCTGGAGATCCGTGACGCGTACGGCCAGCCGGTGCTCCAGCTGACCCGCCCCCGCAAGTTCATGAAGTCGCGGGTCATCGTCGAGCGCCCCGACGGCCAGCCGATCGGTGAGATCGTCCAGCAGAACATGATCGGGAAGATCAACTTCGCGATCATGGTCAACGGTCAGCAGGCCGGTGCGATCAAGGCCGAGAACTGGCGCGCCTGGAACTTCTCGATCGTCGACCACGCGGACAACGAGGTCGCCCGGATCACGAAGACCTGGGAGGGCCTCGCCAAGACGATGTTCACGACGGCGGACAACTACGTCCTGCAGATCCACTACCAGCTGCCCGAGCCCCTCCTGAGCCTCGTCGTGGCGACGGCCCTGACGGTCGACACGGCACTGAAGCAGGACTCACGCGGCTTCGGGTGA